The Pantoea cypripedii genomic interval CTGATTTTAGGCGGTGGAGATGTGGCCGTACGCAGACTATTATCAGCGCTCGCATGACATTTTAGCGGCGGGGTAAATTGATGATTGCGACGGTCTGGTTAGTGGAAGACGACGTATCCGTGAGCGAATCCCTTGGGTTCCTGTTGAAAGCGCTGGATTATCAGGTGGTGGACTTTGTTGATCTTACCGATTTTGAGGACGCCACAGCGGGAGCCAGGCCGTTACGGGGTTGTCTGCTACTCGACGTGCCGCTGCCGGACATCAACGGACAAAACTGGCTGGCAGAGCACACCCAACGTCACCCGTTATTGCCGGTGATTATTATGGCCGACCATGACACGCCGGAAGAATATCGCCACGATGCCTTTGCCTTTTTCATCAAACCGCTGGATATGGAACCCTTGCTGGCCAGCATTAAACAGGCAGTGGAGGAGAGTGCGCGGCGCGTTGAGCGCTGGCACTCAGGGTGACGATGTTATACCAGTGCGACTTTTCCCTGTTGCAGGCGTCGCGAGGTGACAAAGCACAGCAGTGGTACCGGTAAGGTAAACAGCAACAACAGCCACAGCAGCACATACACGGCATCGACGCCGTCATTTTGCAGGTTGTTGTACAGCTGTACCGGCATCCCCTGAGGGAAGTAGGCAAAGATCATCACGATACCGAATTCCCCCATGGCACGCACCCAGGCCAGGGCAGTGGCGGAAGCCAGACCCGGTGCCGCCAGCGGCACTGACAATCGCCAGAAACGTTGCCACGGTGGTGCGCCGAGGGTGCGACCGGCTTCAAGAATTTCTTTCGGCACGCCAGCGAAGGCGGAACGTGCGGCAGTGACAAAGTAAGGCAACGCGCCATACCATTGCGCCAGCACAAAGGCTGCCGGGTTATTCACCAGCGTCATGCCGAACCGTCCCAGTAACTCGCCGGGGACACTGTAAGGCCCATAGGCACTCACCAGCAAAATCCCCATCGCCAGCGGTGGCGTGAGTAACGGGATCAACACCAGCAGTTCGACGATCAGGCGCGTTTTACCCCGCGCCTGGGACAGCCACCAGGCCACCGGTAATCCGCTGAGAAAAATCAGCAACAGCGCCACCCCGCCCAGCGCGAGGGAGGTGGCGATGGCATGGCTATCGCCCCATGCCAGCCGCAGATGTTGCCAGTGCGTCACGCCAATCAGCGTGACGAACGGGACAGCCAGCAGCAGCAGGGCCGGAAGTGAGAGCCACAACGCGGTGGACTGGCGTTTTCTCATGGCTGGTACAGCACGCCACCTTTCGGTGCCGCATAGCCGTTCTGTTTCAACAGCGCCTGGCCTGGCTGGCTCAGCATAAAGTCAACGAAGGCTTTACCGGCCGCGGTGCCGTTCGGCGCATTTTTCAGCACTGCGGCGTAATACACCATCGGCTGAGTATGCAGGGTTTTTTCCTCGCCTTTGCTGTCTTTCACCTGGAAGCTGACCGTGTCATACCACTGTTTCGCCTGATCCGGATTGCTCAGATTGATTTCGTCCGGCAGCGCGATATAAGGCAGATGGGCGGAGATCACTTCACTTTCGTAACCGGCCGCAGCATCAACCTGGCCGCTCTCCAGACGCGCCAGCAGGCCACCTTCCAGATGGGTTTGCGCCGGGTTTTGTACCCCGCCCATGATTTTTTCGGCGATGCCCGGCTGGTGGTAATACTTCTCAGCCAGCAGCAGGGTAAAGACGATGTTCTGACCTTTCGGATCGTTAATCGGATCGGTACGACCAAATTTCAGTCCTGGCGTTGCCAGCACTTTCAGCCAGCTGGCATCGCTGCCTTTAGCCTGAGCAAACTGCTGCGCGTATTTCCCTTTCGGGCTATAGGCGATCACCATGCTGGTACTGGCGACTGGCACTGCGGTATCGATCAGTCCGGCATCTTTCAGGATCTGCATCGGCCCTGGGGTGATGGAAACAAACACATCGGCAGTGATTTTCTTACTCGCCAGCAGGCGAGCCATACCGTAAGCCCCCTGGCCTTGTCCCTGGTAATTACCGTTATTTTCTTTAGCAAACGCTGGACCTAACGCCTGGTCCATGACTTTGCCCATCGAACCGGCGTAGGTGACGCGGATGTCGGTATTTGCCAGGGCATTGAGACTAAGACTCGCGCCTGCGGTGAGCAGAAGCGCGCTAAGCAGTTTATGTTGCATTCCATTTCTCGCTATATAATTAGGTAAATAACGATTAACAGGATAAGCATAGCGAGGCAAGCAATAAACTATTGCGAAATATAGCAAAAGGCCCGAAGACGCGGGCCTCGGGAGTCAGGCAAGAATCCGTTTTGCCCAGGATTCGATCTCATCACCACTGCCAATATCCGCCTGTACCAGTCCATTGACAATAAAGGTGGGGGATACGTGGATACCGTTCTGGCGTGAATATTTGCAATGCCATTTGATTTCGTTCTGCAATTCAGCGCGGTCAAACGGCTCGCGTGCATTGACACCGCTGTATTGCTCCAGACGATCGAGGATCTGGTTCGGCGTGGTGTCCATATTGGGGCCGCGGGCGTGATCGGTGAACTCGAACTCTTCGCGGTGATCGGCCACGGCTTTCAGCACCGCTTTGGCGGCGGCTTTGCCTGCGGGCAGGGTGGACGCGGCAAGTATGTAGCGCACAATCAGGCCGGAATACATATGCCATGGCTGTGATTGCAAACGGATTTTCAGCGTCATCTTCTCTTCGCCGACCAGGTTTAATAACGCATCGAACTTATTAAATGCGCGCACCGAAAACGGGCAGGTGGGTTCGAGAAACACTTCAAACACCTTCGGGCCGTGGCCCCAGACCAGTGGATCGGCATGCAATGCGGTTGACTGACTCATCGTGACTCCCTGTGTAGAGAAAAAGTTTACCCACTTTGACAAAGCGTTGCGGCGGCGACCAGCACAAGCTTAGGCTTTTTTGTTACAAAGCCATTCTCTGGTGTCATAATCCGTGCCAGATAAAAATCAGTTTACAGATCCGCGAGCTACGAAATTGTCAGGCGCTATGCCCTTTGCCAGCCAAATAACCAACTATAGTTATCCTACATTTTCGCTGTTTGAGGCGCTGCGACCGCCGCGCCTTTTTTTATTCATTTGCCCGGAGCTGAGAGAGATAAAAAAGAGGTTAATTGTGCTTGCCGAAATTTCCTGGAAAATCATCCATCAGGTTATCAATCAAACGATTGCGGAGATGGTGGATGAGCAGCAGACGCTGGATGTGTTGACCCTGCGTGGGCGGTTAAGGGAAATGGCCGAAAACGAGAGCGATGAAGAGATGGTGCTATGTTACTGGCAGGCGATGAAAGTGCTGACGCACCTGCCGCCGACGGTGACAGCCAGTCAGTTGATTGAAGCGGCGCGTAACGCCTTTCGCAGCCCGATTAATCATGACCCGCTTTAACGCTGCTTCGCAGCAGGTGCTAACATAATCGTATGATTATTCAGCATAATAATGGGACATGATTTGATAAACTTCTGTCGTCAGAGACCAACCACTGAGGACAGCAATGAAAATTACGAGCTATGCCGCCATGCAGGCGGGTGAGGCGCTGGTGCCTTACGAATACGAGGCCGGTCCATTGGCTGCCGAGGATGTGCAGGTAGAGGTGGATTACTGTGGCGTCTGCCACTCCGATCTGTCGATGATTGATAATGAATGGGGTGGCTCAACCTACCCGCTGATTGCCGGTCACGAAGTGATTGGGCGCGTGGTGGCGCTGGGCGAAGCGGCGCAGAATAAAGG includes:
- a CDS encoding molybdate ABC transporter permease subunit; translated protein: MRKRQSTALWLSLPALLLLAVPFVTLIGVTHWQHLRLAWGDSHAIATSLALGGVALLLIFLSGLPVAWWLSQARGKTRLIVELLVLIPLLTPPLAMGILLVSAYGPYSVPGELLGRFGMTLVNNPAAFVLAQWYGALPYFVTAARSAFAGVPKEILEAGRTLGAPPWQRFWRLSVPLAAPGLASATALAWVRAMGEFGIVMIFAYFPQGMPVQLYNNLQNDGVDAVYVLLWLLLLFTLPVPLLCFVTSRRLQQGKVALV
- a CDS encoding extracellular solute-binding protein → MQHKLLSALLLTAGASLSLNALANTDIRVTYAGSMGKVMDQALGPAFAKENNGNYQGQGQGAYGMARLLASKKITADVFVSITPGPMQILKDAGLIDTAVPVASTSMVIAYSPKGKYAQQFAQAKGSDASWLKVLATPGLKFGRTDPINDPKGQNIVFTLLLAEKYYHQPGIAEKIMGGVQNPAQTHLEGGLLARLESGQVDAAAGYESEVISAHLPYIALPDEINLSNPDQAKQWYDTVSFQVKDSKGEEKTLHTQPMVYYAAVLKNAPNGTAAGKAFVDFMLSQPGQALLKQNGYAAPKGGVLYQP
- a CDS encoding DsbA family protein produces the protein MSQSTALHADPLVWGHGPKVFEVFLEPTCPFSVRAFNKFDALLNLVGEEKMTLKIRLQSQPWHMYSGLIVRYILAASTLPAGKAAAKAVLKAVADHREEFEFTDHARGPNMDTTPNQILDRLEQYSGVNAREPFDRAELQNEIKWHCKYSRQNGIHVSPTFIVNGLVQADIGSGDEIESWAKRILA
- a CDS encoding response regulator transcription factor; this encodes MIATVWLVEDDVSVSESLGFLLKALDYQVVDFVDLTDFEDATAGARPLRGCLLLDVPLPDINGQNWLAEHTQRHPLLPVIIMADHDTPEEYRHDAFAFFIKPLDMEPLLASIKQAVEESARRVERWHSG